One genomic region from Reichenbachiella ulvae encodes:
- a CDS encoding PAS domain-containing sensor histidine kinase, giving the protein MSEVDQQESELSKMKEQNDFLQKENQALKKRLLLQSQIEEKLRKSDQRFKILLDHLPGVAYLCLNDDRYSMLLVNDAVEVVTGYTRQDFLDDRISFVELYHPGDEKKIGPIVEKAIENKEVFNIVYRIKHKDGHWRWIEESGSGIFNGDNLEMLEGYLTDITDRVLAEEAMKKNNYELKIAKERAEESDRLKTKFLNNMSHEVRTPMNAIVGFSDLLLNEDLTHQDREKYVGFIHKSCRKLLTVINDIMDISQLETKQVVLKNTHFSLYKLMCELHDKHLLEAKAKGLHLILNNSHPDQSELVTDRGLLSRIMSSLIENAVKFTKSGEVKIGYEITETHYQIYVADTGLGIKMEMQEKIFDRFLQDVSEGGVADGLGLGLSLAREYGQLLGASLTVDSEPGKGSVFTLIFPLGNGIA; this is encoded by the coding sequence ATGTCTGAGGTTGATCAACAGGAATCTGAATTGTCCAAAATGAAGGAACAGAATGATTTTCTACAAAAGGAGAATCAAGCCCTTAAAAAGCGGCTTTTGTTGCAGTCTCAGATAGAGGAAAAGTTGAGAAAAAGTGACCAGAGATTTAAAATCTTATTGGATCATTTGCCTGGAGTTGCCTACCTCTGTCTCAATGACGATCGCTACTCTATGTTACTCGTCAACGATGCGGTGGAAGTAGTTACCGGGTATACGCGGCAGGATTTTTTGGATGATCGCATCAGTTTTGTGGAACTCTATCATCCTGGAGATGAAAAGAAAATTGGCCCAATAGTAGAGAAGGCCATTGAGAACAAGGAAGTTTTCAATATTGTTTATCGCATTAAACACAAGGATGGTCATTGGAGGTGGATTGAGGAATCGGGATCGGGAATATTTAATGGAGATAATCTAGAAATGCTCGAAGGATATCTTACGGATATTACGGATCGAGTACTGGCTGAAGAAGCCATGAAAAAGAATAATTATGAACTGAAGATAGCCAAAGAACGGGCCGAGGAAAGTGATAGACTCAAAACCAAATTCCTGAACAATATGTCCCATGAAGTCCGAACTCCTATGAATGCAATCGTGGGCTTTTCAGATTTGTTGTTGAATGAGGACTTGACTCATCAGGATAGAGAAAAATATGTGGGTTTTATTCATAAAAGTTGCAGGAAGCTATTGACTGTGATTAATGATATCATGGATATTTCTCAATTAGAAACGAAACAAGTCGTTTTGAAAAACACACATTTTTCTCTCTACAAGTTGATGTGCGAATTGCATGACAAACATTTATTGGAGGCCAAGGCAAAGGGGCTGCATTTGATTTTGAATAATAGTCATCCGGATCAATCCGAACTGGTAACAGACCGAGGGTTGCTGTCTCGAATAATGAGTAGCCTTATTGAAAATGCAGTAAAATTTACCAAATCAGGAGAGGTAAAGATTGGGTATGAAATAACCGAAACCCATTACCAAATATATGTAGCAGATACGGGCCTGGGTATCAAAATGGAAATGCAGGAAAAGATTTTCGATCGTTTTTTGCAAGACGTTAGCGAAGGTGGGGTGGCCGATGGTTTGGGACTCGGACTTAGTCTAGCAAGAGAATATGGACAGCTATTAGGAGCCTCCCTTACGGTTGATTCTGAACCGGGTAAGGGAAGCGTTTTTACCTTGATTTTTCCTTTGGGAAATGGGATTGCCTAG